Proteins encoded within one genomic window of Manis pentadactyla isolate mManPen7 chromosome 4, mManPen7.hap1, whole genome shotgun sequence:
- the PDK2 gene encoding pyruvate dehydrogenase kinase, isozyme 2 isoform X2, with product MRWIRALMKNASLAGAPKYIEHFSKFSPSPLSMKQFLDFGSSNACEKTSFTFLRQELPVRLANIMKEINLLPDRVLSTPSVQLVQSWYVQSLLDIMEFLDKDPEDHRTLSQFTDALITIRNRHNDVVPTMAQGVLEYKDTYGDDPVSNQNIQYFLDRFYLSRISIRMLINQHTLIFDGSTNPAHPKHIGSIDPNCSVSEVVKDAYDMAKLLCDKYYMASPDLEIQEINASNSKQPIHMVYVPSHLYHMLFELFKNAMRATVESHESSLILPPIKVMVALGEEDLSIKMSDRGGGVPLRKIERLFSYMYSTAPTPQPGTGGTPLAGFGYGLPISRLYAKYFQGDLQLFSMEGFGTDAVIYLKALSTDSVERLPVYNKSAWRHYQTIQEAGDWCVPSTEPKNTSTYRVS from the exons ATGCGCTGGATCCGCGCGCTGATGAAGAATGCATCCCTGGCAGGGGCGCCCAAGTACATCGAGCACTTCAGCAAGTTCTCCCCGTCCCCGCTGTCCATGAAGCAGTTTCTGGACTTCG GGTCCAGCAATGCCTGTGAGAAAACCTCCTTCACCTTCCTCAGGCAGGAGCTGCCTGTGCGCCTGGCTAATATCATGAAGGAGATTAACCTGCTTCCCGACCGAGTGCTGAGCACCCCCTCGGTGCAGCTGGTGCAGAGCTG GTACGTCCAGAGTCTCCTGGACATCATGGAGTTCCTGGACAAGGACCCTGAGGACCACCGAACCTTGAGCCA gtTCACCGATGCCCTGATCACCATCCGGAACCGCCACAACGACGTGGTGCCCACCATGGCGCAGGGCGTGCTGGAGTACAAGGACACCTACGGCGACGACCCCGTCTCCAACCAGAACATCCAGTACTTCCTGGACCGCTTCTACCTCAGCCGCATCTCCATCCGCATGCTCATCAACCAGCACA CCCTGATATTTGATGGCAGCACCAATCCAGCCCACCCCAAACACATCGGCAGCATCGATCCCAACTGCAGCGTCTCCGAGGTGGTGAAAG ATGCCTACGACATGGCCAAGCTCCTGTGTGACAAGTATTACATGGCCTCACCCGACCTGGAGatccaggagatcaatg CATCCAACTCCAAACAGCCAATTCACATGGTCTATGTCCCCTCCCACCTCTACCACATGCTGTTTGAACTCTTCAAG AATGCCATGCGAGCAACTGTGGAAAGCCATGAATCCAGCCTCATTCTCCCACCTATCAAGGTCATGGTGGCCTTGGGTGAAGAAGATCTGTCTATCAAA ATGAGTGACCGAGGTGGGGGTGTCCCTTTGAGGAAGATTGAGCGACTCTTCAGCTACATGTACTCCACAGCACCCACCCCCCAGCCCGGCACTGGGGGGACCCCGTTG GCTGGCTTTGGGTACGGGCTCCCCATTTCCCGCCTCTATGCCAAGTACTTCCAGGGGGACCTGCAGCTCTTCTCCATGGAGGGCTTTGGGACTGATGCTGTCATCTATCTCAAG GCCCTGTCCACGGACTCAGTGGAGCGCCTGCCCGTCTACAACAAGTCAGCCTGGCGTCACTACCAGACCATCCAGGAGGCCGGCGACTGGTgtgtgcccagcacagagcccaAGAACACGTCCACATACCGTGTCAGCTAG
- the PDK2 gene encoding pyruvate dehydrogenase kinase, isozyme 2 isoform X1, whose protein sequence is MRWIRALMKNASLAGAPKYIEHFSKFSPSPLSMKQFLDFGSSNACEKTSFTFLRQELPVRLANIMKEINLLPDRVLSTPSVQLVQSWYVQSLLDIMEFLDKDPEDHRTLSQFTDALITIRNRHNDVVPTMAQGVLEYKDTYGDDPVSNQNIQYFLDRFYLSRISIRMLINQHTLIFDGSTNPAHPKHIGSIDPNCSVSEVVKDAYDMAKLLCDKYYMASPDLEIQEINAASNSKQPIHMVYVPSHLYHMLFELFKNAMRATVESHESSLILPPIKVMVALGEEDLSIKMSDRGGGVPLRKIERLFSYMYSTAPTPQPGTGGTPLAGFGYGLPISRLYAKYFQGDLQLFSMEGFGTDAVIYLKALSTDSVERLPVYNKSAWRHYQTIQEAGDWCVPSTEPKNTSTYRVS, encoded by the exons ATGCGCTGGATCCGCGCGCTGATGAAGAATGCATCCCTGGCAGGGGCGCCCAAGTACATCGAGCACTTCAGCAAGTTCTCCCCGTCCCCGCTGTCCATGAAGCAGTTTCTGGACTTCG GGTCCAGCAATGCCTGTGAGAAAACCTCCTTCACCTTCCTCAGGCAGGAGCTGCCTGTGCGCCTGGCTAATATCATGAAGGAGATTAACCTGCTTCCCGACCGAGTGCTGAGCACCCCCTCGGTGCAGCTGGTGCAGAGCTG GTACGTCCAGAGTCTCCTGGACATCATGGAGTTCCTGGACAAGGACCCTGAGGACCACCGAACCTTGAGCCA gtTCACCGATGCCCTGATCACCATCCGGAACCGCCACAACGACGTGGTGCCCACCATGGCGCAGGGCGTGCTGGAGTACAAGGACACCTACGGCGACGACCCCGTCTCCAACCAGAACATCCAGTACTTCCTGGACCGCTTCTACCTCAGCCGCATCTCCATCCGCATGCTCATCAACCAGCACA CCCTGATATTTGATGGCAGCACCAATCCAGCCCACCCCAAACACATCGGCAGCATCGATCCCAACTGCAGCGTCTCCGAGGTGGTGAAAG ATGCCTACGACATGGCCAAGCTCCTGTGTGACAAGTATTACATGGCCTCACCCGACCTGGAGatccaggagatcaatg CAGCATCCAACTCCAAACAGCCAATTCACATGGTCTATGTCCCCTCCCACCTCTACCACATGCTGTTTGAACTCTTCAAG AATGCCATGCGAGCAACTGTGGAAAGCCATGAATCCAGCCTCATTCTCCCACCTATCAAGGTCATGGTGGCCTTGGGTGAAGAAGATCTGTCTATCAAA ATGAGTGACCGAGGTGGGGGTGTCCCTTTGAGGAAGATTGAGCGACTCTTCAGCTACATGTACTCCACAGCACCCACCCCCCAGCCCGGCACTGGGGGGACCCCGTTG GCTGGCTTTGGGTACGGGCTCCCCATTTCCCGCCTCTATGCCAAGTACTTCCAGGGGGACCTGCAGCTCTTCTCCATGGAGGGCTTTGGGACTGATGCTGTCATCTATCTCAAG GCCCTGTCCACGGACTCAGTGGAGCGCCTGCCCGTCTACAACAAGTCAGCCTGGCGTCACTACCAGACCATCCAGGAGGCCGGCGACTGGTgtgtgcccagcacagagcccaAGAACACGTCCACATACCGTGTCAGCTAG